A region of Deltaproteobacteria bacterium DNA encodes the following proteins:
- the fabG gene encoding 3-oxoacyl-[acyl-carrier-protein] reductase yields the protein MSGNRTAIVTGAGQGIGRAIALDLASTGVDVVVADINLDAAKGTVSDVEGKGVRSLPVEVDVSDSDSVEKMVKSSTDSFGKVDYLVNNAGITRDGLLMRMDDSAWRSVLDVNLTGTYLCSRMVVRLMMKRKFGRIVNISSVVGAMGNAGQTNYAASKAGVMGFTRSLAREVAARNITVNAVAPGFIQTAMTDELPEKARQELVARIPSQRLGMPEDVAACVRFLLSDQASYVTGQVLHVNGGMYM from the coding sequence ATGTCTGGTAACCGTACCGCCATCGTTACCGGGGCAGGACAGGGGATCGGTCGGGCTATCGCTCTCGATCTCGCCTCCACCGGAGTTGATGTTGTCGTCGCCGATATCAACCTCGATGCCGCGAAGGGCACGGTTTCGGATGTCGAGGGTAAAGGGGTGCGGTCCCTGCCGGTTGAGGTGGATGTATCCGATTCCGATAGTGTCGAAAAGATGGTCAAATCATCCACCGACAGCTTTGGGAAGGTGGATTACCTTGTGAACAACGCCGGTATCACGAGAGACGGACTTCTCATGCGCATGGATGATTCGGCGTGGAGATCCGTTCTGGACGTAAACCTCACGGGTACCTATCTGTGTTCCAGGATGGTCGTCCGCCTCATGATGAAGCGGAAGTTCGGAAGGATAGTGAACATCTCCTCCGTCGTCGGGGCCATGGGAAACGCCGGTCAGACCAACTACGCCGCGTCCAAGGCTGGAGTTATGGGGTTTACCAGGTCCCTCGCCCGGGAGGTAGCTGCCCGGAATATTACGGTCAATGCCGTTGCCCCGGGGTTCATCCAGACCGCCATGACGGATGAACTGCCCGAGAAGGCCCGTCAGGAACTAGTTGCGCGCATTCCATCGCAGCGTCTGGGCATGCCTGAAGATGTGGCCGCCTGTGTACGGTTTCTCCTCTCCGATCAGGCATCCTACGTTACCGGGCAGGTGCTTCACGTCAACGGTGGAATGTACATGTAG
- the fabD gene encoding ACP S-malonyltransferase, translating to MKLALVFPGQGSQFVGMGKAISQWSSKAREVFEEADDVLRYPLSRLCFEGPEEKLKLTENTQPAILTVSIAAVRALESQVRLSPSWVAGHSLGEYSALVAAGSFSLADTLRAVRERGKAMQEAVREGVGSMAALLGMGREEIDAICAEMTDDNGLVSSANFNSPGQIVIAGHREKVQAAMALFKERGGRRAVELPVSAPFHCRLMEPAAVRMAQVLEDITIDSPNPVLINNAEARPLNSAAQIAPSLIRQITSPVLWEDSMRYVVAEGAGVVLELGPGKVLCGLAKRIDGSLRIQSFGIPEELDAAVALVEEVS from the coding sequence GTGAAGCTCGCACTTGTGTTTCCGGGCCAGGGATCACAGTTTGTGGGTATGGGAAAGGCCATTTCCCAGTGGTCATCAAAGGCAAGAGAGGTTTTCGAGGAAGCGGACGATGTCCTGCGGTACCCGCTGAGCCGACTTTGCTTCGAGGGACCGGAAGAAAAACTGAAACTGACCGAAAACACACAGCCTGCCATCCTGACCGTGAGTATCGCGGCGGTCCGTGCCCTGGAATCACAGGTTCGCCTTTCCCCATCATGGGTTGCGGGGCACAGCCTTGGAGAGTATTCTGCCCTGGTGGCGGCTGGAAGTTTTTCCCTGGCCGATACCCTCAGGGCAGTCCGGGAGAGGGGGAAAGCCATGCAGGAAGCTGTCAGGGAAGGAGTTGGTTCCATGGCGGCGCTTCTGGGGATGGGCCGTGAGGAGATAGATGCCATATGTGCCGAGATGACCGACGATAATGGGTTGGTTTCATCGGCCAACTTTAATTCCCCCGGCCAGATCGTCATCGCGGGACACCGGGAAAAGGTTCAGGCTGCGATGGCGCTGTTCAAGGAGCGGGGAGGCAGAAGAGCAGTAGAGTTGCCGGTCAGCGCCCCCTTCCATTGCCGCCTCATGGAACCGGCGGCGGTCCGGATGGCCCAGGTCCTGGAAGACATTACCATTGACAGCCCAAATCCCGTTCTGATAAACAACGCGGAGGCACGACCGCTGAATTCGGCCGCGCAAATAGCGCCTTCCCTAATCAGACAGATCACGTCCCCTGTGCTGTGGGAGGACTCCATGCGGTATGTTGTCGCGGAGGGCGCCGGCGTTGTGCTGGAACTGGGTCCCGGGAAAGTGCTCTGCGGGCTTGCGAAGAGAATCGACGGAAGCCTTCGTATTCAGTCTTTCGGGATTCCGGAGGAGTTGGATGCCGCCGTAGCCCTTGTCGAGGAGGTATCATGA
- a CDS encoding electron transfer flavoprotein subunit alpha, which translates to MAIIVNKDKCNGCEICIDSCPYAAIDMVDGKAWINEKCTICLACIEECPVEAIFKEESGKAAPEVEKDAYSGVWVFAEHRQGKMSSVVMELLGAGRKLADDTGQSLSAVVLGHGMEDAAGDLIHYGADEVIYVDDPLLATSNDGPYASVLSDLILERKPSIVLAGATFMGRSFIPTVASRVKTGLTADCTALAIDPQTGDLLQTRPAFGGNIMATIICPDHRPQMATVRHKVLSPATRDPHRRGELHVIRGMDGGKTHRGAEVIEVVHEVMDTVNLAEADIIVSGGRGVGGSEAFGIIEELALVLGGAVGASRAAVDAEWISYSHQVGQTGKTVQPTIYFACGISGAVQHLAGMQSSDIIIAINKDPDAPIFDVATYGLVGDLFEIIPEIIRAVKALRGEA; encoded by the coding sequence ATGGCAATCATTGTCAACAAAGATAAGTGTAACGGTTGTGAGATATGTATTGATTCGTGTCCTTACGCCGCCATCGATATGGTGGACGGCAAGGCATGGATTAACGAAAAGTGCACCATCTGCCTGGCTTGTATCGAGGAATGCCCTGTCGAGGCGATCTTCAAGGAGGAGAGCGGAAAGGCCGCCCCCGAGGTTGAAAAGGATGCCTACAGCGGTGTGTGGGTATTCGCCGAGCACCGGCAGGGGAAAATGTCGTCCGTGGTCATGGAGCTTCTGGGCGCCGGAAGGAAGCTTGCCGATGATACGGGGCAGAGCCTTTCGGCGGTAGTCCTGGGGCACGGCATGGAAGATGCGGCCGGGGATCTGATCCATTACGGTGCGGACGAGGTCATATATGTGGACGATCCCCTCCTTGCCACGTCCAACGATGGCCCGTACGCCTCCGTCCTTTCCGACCTGATACTGGAGAGAAAGCCTTCCATCGTCCTTGCCGGCGCTACCTTCATGGGGCGTTCCTTCATACCCACCGTCGCCTCCAGGGTGAAAACCGGTCTGACCGCTGATTGCACCGCTCTTGCCATTGACCCCCAGACCGGAGATCTCCTTCAGACCAGACCCGCCTTTGGCGGCAATATCATGGCGACGATCATCTGTCCAGACCACAGGCCGCAAATGGCCACCGTGAGGCATAAGGTACTCTCTCCCGCCACCAGGGATCCCCATCGCCGGGGAGAACTGCATGTCATCAGGGGAATGGACGGGGGAAAGACCCACCGGGGCGCTGAGGTGATCGAGGTGGTCCATGAGGTCATGGACACCGTGAACCTGGCCGAAGCTGATATCATCGTTTCGGGCGGACGGGGAGTAGGGGGGAGTGAAGCGTTCGGTATCATAGAGGAGCTTGCTCTCGTCCTTGGCGGCGCCGTCGGCGCGTCCCGTGCCGCGGTGGATGCCGAATGGATATCCTATTCACACCAGGTAGGCCAGACCGGTAAGACCGTTCAGCCGACGATCTATTTCGCCTGCGGGATATCCGGGGCCGTACAGCACCTTGCAGGGATGCAGTCGTCGGATATCATCATCGCCATCAACAAGGATCCCGATGCCCCGATCTTCGACGTGGCGACCTACGGCCTTGTGGGTGACCTGTTCGAGATCATTCCTGAGATCATCCGGGCGGTCAAGGCACTAAGAGGCGAAGCGTGA
- a CDS encoding electron transfer flavoprotein subunit beta/FixA family protein: MEIIVCIKQVPDTTKVRINPETNTLVREGVESIINPFDLYAIEEAVRLKEAHGGTVKIMTMGPPQADSALREAVSLGADEAYLVSDRAFAGSDTWVTAYTLAAAVRKTGQPDLIICGKQAIDGDTAQVGPSLADQLDIPFVAFVRKIRSLENDEIVVERMFEEGYEVVRMRLPALITVVKEINEPRLPSLKGKMRARKCGIVTLARPDLEVDDAFLGLDGSPTRVVKIFSPDLKRAGEKWEGEPEDLATRLAARLREQKII, translated from the coding sequence ATGGAAATAATAGTCTGCATCAAACAGGTTCCCGACACAACGAAGGTCAGGATCAATCCTGAGACCAACACCCTCGTCAGGGAGGGTGTAGAGAGCATTATCAACCCCTTTGATCTTTACGCCATCGAGGAGGCGGTTCGTTTAAAGGAGGCCCACGGAGGGACGGTGAAGATCATGACCATGGGTCCCCCGCAGGCTGACTCCGCTCTCCGCGAGGCTGTTTCCCTGGGCGCCGACGAGGCCTATCTGGTCAGCGACAGGGCTTTCGCCGGTTCGGATACATGGGTTACGGCCTATACCCTGGCCGCGGCCGTCCGTAAGACAGGTCAGCCGGACCTGATCATCTGCGGGAAGCAGGCCATAGATGGGGACACCGCCCAGGTGGGTCCATCCCTGGCCGATCAGCTCGACATACCGTTTGTGGCCTTCGTAAGGAAGATCAGGTCCCTGGAAAACGACGAGATAGTGGTGGAACGTATGTTCGAGGAGGGGTATGAGGTAGTGCGCATGAGGCTTCCAGCCCTGATCACCGTGGTCAAGGAGATTAATGAACCGAGGCTTCCTTCACTCAAGGGAAAGATGAGGGCGCGGAAATGCGGGATCGTCACCCTGGCGAGGCCCGATCTTGAGGTTGATGACGCTTTTCTGGGACTGGACGGTTCACCCACCCGGGTAGTCAAGATCTTTTCCCCCGACCTCAAACGTGCAGGGGAGAAGTGGGAAGGTGAACCTGAAGACCTGGCGACCAGGCTGGCTGCGAGGCTTCGGGAACAGAAAATCATCTAA
- a CDS encoding acyl-CoA dehydrogenase, whose protein sequence is MDYFLSEDQLAIQDIARQIAQEKIVPVRAELDETGEFPWDIMKVCAQSDLFGIGIPEEYGGLGCGVFETSLAVEELSRACLGVAVSYAASGLGSFPILLFGSEEQKQKYLPDIASGEKLAAFGLTEANAGSDAGGIQTTAVRDGDSYILNGTKQWITNGGEADTYTIIAITDRKRGARGASALIVEKGMEGFSFGKKENKMGIRASATRELIFENCRIPAENLVSRVGMGFMVAMKTLDMSRPGIAAQGVGVAQGALDVAVNYARERYQFDRPIISFQAVQHMLADMATKTEAARALTYAVARYIGSGAKDISKVSAMTKVFGADVAMQVTTDAVQVLGGYGYMKEYPVEKMMRDAKILQIYEGTNQIQRNVIGAALIKEYAQKTN, encoded by the coding sequence ATGGACTATTTCTTGTCGGAGGATCAGCTGGCTATCCAGGATATCGCGCGGCAGATTGCCCAGGAGAAGATAGTGCCGGTTCGCGCGGAACTGGATGAGACGGGGGAATTTCCCTGGGATATCATGAAGGTCTGCGCCCAGTCCGACCTCTTCGGGATTGGGATTCCGGAGGAGTATGGAGGGTTGGGGTGCGGCGTTTTTGAGACATCTCTGGCGGTGGAGGAACTCAGCAGAGCGTGCCTCGGGGTGGCGGTGAGTTATGCAGCTTCCGGACTGGGGTCCTTTCCAATCCTGCTGTTCGGCAGCGAGGAGCAGAAACAGAAGTATCTCCCCGACATTGCTTCGGGCGAGAAACTCGCGGCCTTCGGACTGACGGAAGCCAATGCCGGAAGCGATGCCGGAGGGATACAGACCACCGCGGTTCGGGATGGCGATTCGTATATTCTCAACGGGACCAAACAGTGGATCACCAACGGCGGGGAGGCCGATACCTACACGATAATCGCCATCACGGACAGGAAAAGGGGCGCCCGTGGAGCATCCGCCTTGATCGTGGAAAAGGGCATGGAAGGGTTTTCCTTCGGCAAGAAGGAAAACAAGATGGGGATCAGGGCATCGGCCACAAGGGAACTTATCTTTGAGAACTGCCGGATTCCCGCCGAGAACCTGGTTTCCAGGGTAGGGATGGGCTTCATGGTGGCCATGAAGACCCTTGACATGTCCAGGCCGGGCATCGCCGCCCAGGGGGTGGGTGTTGCCCAGGGCGCCCTGGATGTTGCGGTTAACTATGCCAGGGAAAGGTATCAGTTCGACAGGCCGATCATCTCATTTCAGGCGGTTCAGCACATGCTGGCAGATATGGCCACCAAGACCGAGGCGGCAAGGGCCTTGACCTACGCGGTGGCACGGTATATAGGGAGCGGTGCCAAGGATATTTCCAAAGTCTCCGCCATGACAAAGGTGTTCGGTGCCGATGTCGCCATGCAGGTTACCACCGACGCCGTGCAGGTTCTGGGCGGATACGGCTACATGAAGGAATATCCCGTTGAGAAGATGATGAGGGACGCGAAGATCCTGCAGATCTACGAGGGCACCAACCAGATCCAGCGCAACGTCATCGGGGCCGCGTTGATCAAGGAATATGCGCAGAAAACGAACTGA
- a CDS encoding ketoacyl-ACP synthase III translates to MRSFIAGTGSYLPERILTNADLVGMVDTSDEWITSRTGIRERRIAAPDQASSDLATEAAKSALKAAGIEAGDLDLIIVATLTPDYMFPSTAGLVQRNLKATKAAAFDLEAACTGFIYALTVGDQFIKTGKYGKILVIASEVLSRFIDYEDRNTCVLFGDGAGAVVLVPSEDGDRGIVSTHLYNDGSMSDLLIAPAGGSRMPVNEEAIAKRLNTVKMRGNVVFRIAVEKLSELVDEVLEVNGLKEEDINFLVPHQANLRIIKATARKLKLPMERVIVTVDRHGNTSAASVPLALDEAVRSGRINPGDMVLLEAFGGGLTWGAALVSW, encoded by the coding sequence ATGAGATCTTTCATAGCGGGAACGGGGTCCTACCTCCCTGAGCGAATACTGACCAATGCCGATCTGGTGGGGATGGTGGATACCAGCGACGAATGGATCACGTCACGGACGGGAATCAGGGAACGAAGGATTGCGGCTCCCGACCAGGCCAGCTCAGACCTGGCCACCGAGGCTGCAAAAAGCGCCCTGAAAGCGGCCGGGATCGAGGCCGGAGATCTGGACCTTATCATTGTCGCTACGCTCACGCCGGATTACATGTTTCCATCCACGGCCGGCCTGGTCCAGCGGAACCTCAAGGCTACGAAGGCGGCGGCTTTCGACCTTGAGGCGGCCTGCACCGGGTTCATTTATGCGCTGACGGTGGGCGATCAGTTCATTAAAACAGGAAAATACGGAAAGATTCTCGTCATCGCTTCCGAGGTGCTCTCCCGCTTCATCGATTATGAGGACAGGAATACCTGCGTCCTCTTCGGGGATGGGGCAGGGGCCGTGGTGCTTGTGCCGTCAGAGGATGGGGATAGGGGAATCGTCTCTACCCATCTTTACAACGACGGATCCATGTCCGATCTGCTCATTGCGCCCGCGGGCGGATCCAGGATGCCGGTTAACGAGGAGGCCATAGCCAAAAGGCTGAATACCGTAAAGATGAGAGGAAATGTGGTCTTCCGGATCGCCGTGGAGAAACTCAGCGAACTGGTTGATGAGGTGCTTGAAGTTAACGGTCTGAAGGAGGAGGATATCAATTTCCTCGTGCCTCATCAGGCCAATCTCAGGATCATCAAAGCCACGGCGAGAAAACTGAAGCTCCCCATGGAAAGGGTGATCGTCACCGTGGACCGGCATGGAAACACTTCGGCTGCTTCGGTTCCCCTGGCGTTGGATGAGGCAGTGCGTAGTGGCAGGATCAACCCAGGTGATATGGTGCTGCTCGAGGCTTTCGGGGGGGGGCTGACCTGGGGAGCCGCTCTGGTGAGCTGGTAG
- the plsX gene encoding phosphate acyltransferase PlsX: MGGDNAPQAVIEGAALAVREFDCRIILVGDREIIEPQLDRMNLPDGRVMVKHASEVVGMDEAPRKGLAKKRDSSIQRTFDLVKTGEASVALSAGNSGAAMLSGLYTIGLLPNVDRPCIGSILPTRNNRVIMVDSGANVDSKPHNLVQFAFMGNALARSVLNLSAPRVGLLSIGQEAGKGNETVRGAYHMLKKSSLNFIGNIEGGDIFSGDVADVIVCDGFVGNVALKTGEGVAKILAMALKDEIKSSVLGRFGYIFMRPALKRFRRRFHYSEIGGALLMGINGIGVISHGRSSPTAIKNAIRMADKFARTRIDRQVKEEVESSVDLTDLRQTMGVKVHQVIERLKDKKIDINLKEVKEKTDRMRPKK; this comes from the coding sequence ATGGGCGGGGACAATGCTCCCCAGGCCGTCATAGAGGGCGCCGCGTTGGCGGTGCGCGAGTTTGATTGCCGGATTATCCTTGTCGGCGATAGGGAAATTATTGAGCCTCAGCTGGATCGCATGAACCTTCCTGATGGACGTGTTATGGTCAAGCATGCATCCGAGGTCGTTGGGATGGATGAGGCTCCGCGGAAGGGCCTGGCGAAAAAACGGGACTCTTCCATTCAGCGAACCTTTGACCTGGTCAAGACGGGAGAGGCCAGCGTTGCCCTGTCCGCCGGAAACTCAGGAGCGGCCATGCTCTCAGGGCTGTATACCATTGGGCTGCTGCCGAATGTAGACAGGCCATGCATCGGATCCATACTCCCAACCCGCAACAACAGGGTGATAATGGTGGATTCCGGGGCCAACGTGGACAGCAAACCCCACAACCTTGTCCAGTTCGCTTTCATGGGCAATGCCCTTGCCAGGTCGGTCCTGAACCTATCCGCGCCGAGGGTCGGGCTGCTCAGCATAGGCCAGGAAGCCGGCAAGGGAAATGAGACTGTTCGAGGCGCATACCATATGCTGAAGAAAAGCTCCCTTAACTTTATCGGAAATATCGAGGGAGGGGACATCTTTTCAGGGGATGTGGCGGATGTGATCGTGTGCGATGGTTTTGTCGGAAACGTGGCCCTGAAGACAGGAGAGGGGGTCGCCAAGATCCTTGCCATGGCGCTTAAAGATGAGATCAAATCCTCTGTCCTGGGGCGTTTCGGGTACATTTTCATGCGTCCGGCCCTGAAAAGGTTCAGACGTCGCTTCCATTATTCCGAGATTGGTGGGGCGCTTCTCATGGGTATAAACGGTATAGGTGTTATTTCCCACGGGCGATCGAGTCCCACAGCAATAAAGAATGCCATCCGAATGGCTGACAAGTTCGCTCGAACGAGGATCGATCGCCAGGTGAAGGAGGAGGTCGAATCAAGTGTGGACCTCACCGATCTTAGACAGACCATGGGTGTCAAAGTCCATCAGGTTATCGAAAGGCTTAAAGACAAAAAGATAGATATTAACCTGAAAGAAGTTAAGGAAAAGACCGACAGGATGCGGCCAAAGAAGTAG
- the rpmF gene encoding 50S ribosomal protein L32 produces MPVPKQKTARAKTRERRSHDSLKPPMSSKCDRCGEPKMPHRVCPHCGFYRGRKVFEVEEV; encoded by the coding sequence ATGCCTGTACCGAAACAAAAGACCGCCAGGGCGAAGACCCGGGAGCGAAGGTCCCATGATTCCCTGAAGCCGCCCATGAGCAGCAAATGCGACAGATGCGGCGAACCAAAGATGCCCCACAGGGTTTGTCCCCATTGCGGGTTCTATCGAGGGCGCAAAGTTTTTGAGGTGGAAGAGGTTTAA
- a CDS encoding DUF177 domain-containing protein, protein MILKLDGIPPEGLNVDVELAPDSSEVTPFNVNGPVVGSFRIDRLGPQILVRGVVHGYVFQDCSRCLKRYLHEVREKFSLNLRSLSLVPEGEELELGADDLDVEFFQGDALDLAHLLAEQLSLALPMKPLCSEECGGLCPLCGLNRTEGKCSCREERIDPRWKALRALKQNKN, encoded by the coding sequence GTGATTCTGAAACTGGATGGGATCCCCCCTGAGGGGCTTAACGTTGATGTGGAGTTGGCTCCGGACTCGTCAGAGGTCACGCCTTTCAATGTTAATGGTCCGGTTGTCGGCTCCTTCAGGATTGACCGGCTTGGACCACAGATCCTGGTCAGGGGTGTGGTTCACGGGTACGTTTTCCAGGATTGTTCACGTTGTTTAAAAAGGTACCTCCACGAGGTCCGGGAGAAATTTTCTCTCAACCTGCGATCCTTGTCCCTTGTCCCTGAGGGAGAGGAACTGGAATTGGGCGCCGACGATCTTGATGTGGAGTTTTTCCAGGGCGACGCCCTCGATCTAGCCCATCTTCTCGCTGAGCAGTTGAGCCTTGCCCTGCCCATGAAGCCCCTCTGCTCGGAGGAATGCGGGGGGCTATGTCCCCTTTGCGGACTGAACAGGACCGAGGGGAAATGCTCCTGCCGGGAGGAGAGAATCGACCCGAGGTGGAAAGCCCTTCGGGCACTGAAACAGAATAAAAATTGA
- a CDS encoding thioredoxin domain-containing protein, with amino-acid sequence MKKTLTVLVLALATFGFQVSTAQAGFEIQGAMTIPLKATPADIAVSQDGKWTFVLTTDGKIQILNRGGKLAQTIESEGNYDRVEFAPGNRLILSSSKGKVIKVVFLDIIHTFDTTGSPFKGSENAPVAITVFNDFQCPYCARLAPLLDQVLDKYPTQVKVVFKNFPLQNHKYSIKAATAALAAGKQGRFWEFHDLLFKNYNRLDDGKITGFARNLNLDMKRFEKDRASMEITGIIKRDIREGRDAGVRGTPTIFINGKLLQVRSMDSFSRAIDLEVKKNSH; translated from the coding sequence GTGAAAAAGACTCTTACTGTACTTGTTCTTGCCCTGGCCACTTTCGGGTTTCAGGTGAGCACGGCCCAGGCAGGCTTCGAGATTCAGGGCGCGATGACAATCCCCCTCAAGGCGACGCCGGCCGACATTGCCGTATCCCAGGATGGCAAGTGGACTTTTGTCCTCACCACCGACGGGAAGATCCAGATATTGAACCGGGGGGGTAAGTTGGCACAGACCATCGAGAGTGAGGGTAACTACGACCGTGTGGAGTTCGCGCCTGGAAACAGGCTGATTCTGAGCAGCAGCAAAGGGAAAGTCATCAAGGTCGTTTTTCTCGATATTATCCACACCTTCGACACTACCGGTTCTCCCTTCAAGGGTTCTGAAAACGCCCCGGTGGCAATCACGGTTTTCAACGATTTTCAGTGCCCGTACTGCGCGAGGCTTGCGCCTCTACTCGATCAGGTGCTCGACAAGTATCCAACTCAGGTCAAGGTGGTGTTCAAAAACTTCCCACTTCAGAACCACAAATATTCCATAAAAGCAGCGACCGCGGCCCTCGCCGCCGGCAAACAGGGTCGCTTCTGGGAATTTCATGATCTTCTATTCAAGAACTACAACAGGCTCGATGATGGAAAGATCACAGGTTTTGCCCGTAATTTAAACCTGGACATGAAGCGATTTGAAAAAGACCGGGCAAGCATGGAGATTACGGGGATTATCAAAAGGGACATCCGGGAGGGCCGAGATGCCGGTGTCCGTGGAACCCCCACCATCTTCATCAACGGCAAGCTGCTACAGGTTCGTTCCATGGACAGTTTCTCCAGGGCCATCGACCTGGAAGTGAAGAAAAACTCCCACTGA
- a CDS encoding DsbC family protein: MEKHLIVYISAIVTLFTLALTNPRPAAAFGGAGCGEGECSSCHELKVEDASRILEGLVDKVDKVDFSEVPGLYSVEVESKGKKYLIYVDFSEKFIISGNVIRIADRSNRTREELMTIRRIDPTVIPIGDALVIGNPKAPKKIIVFTDPQCPYCKNLHHEIKKVVRADPDIVFFIKLYPLKKIHPDSYRIAQAIVCEDSIDLLEASFAGKKIPDPECESDVVDNNIELARKLGITSTPTMVLPDGRLATGYMPSEDILKLIDGGGGKNH; encoded by the coding sequence ATGGAAAAGCATCTGATTGTTTACATATCCGCAATCGTAACCCTTTTCACCCTTGCCTTGACCAATCCGCGTCCAGCCGCAGCCTTTGGCGGGGCTGGGTGCGGTGAGGGGGAGTGCAGCAGCTGCCATGAACTGAAGGTTGAGGATGCCTCCAGAATTCTGGAGGGATTGGTGGACAAAGTGGATAAGGTGGACTTCTCCGAGGTGCCTGGCCTTTATTCCGTTGAAGTGGAAAGCAAGGGAAAAAAATACCTCATATACGTGGATTTTTCGGAGAAGTTTATCATCTCGGGCAACGTCATCCGCATCGCGGATCGAAGCAACAGGACCCGGGAAGAGTTAATGACGATAAGGCGGATCGATCCGACGGTAATACCGATTGGAGACGCACTGGTCATTGGAAATCCCAAGGCGCCAAAAAAAATCATCGTTTTTACTGACCCTCAGTGCCCCTACTGCAAAAATCTACACCACGAGATCAAGAAGGTAGTCAGGGCCGATCCGGACATCGTCTTCTTCATCAAACTCTATCCCTTAAAGAAGATCCATCCTGACTCCTACCGCATCGCACAGGCCATTGTATGCGAGGACTCCATTGACCTGCTGGAAGCGAGTTTTGCCGGAAAGAAGATCCCCGATCCCGAATGTGAAAGCGATGTTGTTGACAACAACATTGAACTGGCACGAAAGCTTGGAATAACCTCTACCCCGACCATGGTCCTGCCTGACGGACGCCTGGCGACGGGATACATGCCGTCCGAGGACATATTGAAGCTGATTGACGGCGGCGGCGGAAAGAACCACTAG
- a CDS encoding acetate kinase — translation MHILVLNCGSSSIKYSVFRADGGILLHHGLADRVRNYTAALEEVFSDVDDALPQGLVAIGRVGHRVVHGGSRFSRSRILDGKVMDTLRANSWMAPLHNPHNIRGIEFSSRKLPGAVQVAVFDTAFHSSMPPEAFTYAIPWELAEKYRIRRYGFHGISHQYVADRTWKMMGKDSPAGTSIITCHLGNGCSVAAVRDGKCVDTSMGFTPLEGLVMGTRCGDLDPAIITELMSPECAGMTSDQVYDLLNRKSGLLGISGLSPDVRDLLAMREKGNDRAALALRVFTYRLRKYIGAYHAVLGGAASLVFTAGIGENSPRIRSETLEGMEGLGFILDPEANEMTVGREGEISTENSRVRIFVIPTDEDRLIFEETLLMSNGENGR, via the coding sequence ATGCACATTCTCGTTTTAAACTGTGGTTCATCGAGCATCAAATACTCGGTTTTCCGGGCGGACGGGGGAATTCTCCTTCACCATGGCCTGGCCGATCGTGTTCGTAACTACACCGCCGCCCTTGAGGAGGTTTTTTCCGATGTAGATGACGCCCTTCCCCAAGGTCTCGTCGCCATCGGGAGGGTGGGTCACCGGGTTGTCCATGGCGGGAGCCGGTTTTCACGGTCCCGAATCCTGGACGGGAAGGTGATGGATACCCTGAGGGCCAACTCGTGGATGGCGCCCCTGCACAATCCCCACAACATCCGCGGCATTGAGTTCTCCTCACGAAAACTCCCCGGGGCGGTCCAGGTGGCTGTTTTCGACACGGCCTTTCACTCTTCCATGCCGCCGGAAGCCTTCACCTACGCCATCCCGTGGGAACTCGCGGAAAAATACCGGATTCGGAGGTACGGTTTTCACGGGATAAGTCACCAATATGTGGCGGATCGGACTTGGAAGATGATGGGAAAGGACAGCCCTGCAGGGACCTCGATTATTACGTGTCACCTTGGCAATGGCTGTTCCGTAGCGGCTGTAAGGGATGGGAAGTGTGTCGACACGTCCATGGGGTTTACACCCCTGGAGGGGCTTGTCATGGGAACACGGTGTGGAGATCTGGATCCGGCGATAATCACGGAACTCATGTCTCCGGAATGCGCCGGGATGACGAGCGATCAGGTATACGATCTATTAAACAGGAAAAGCGGCCTGCTGGGGATTTCAGGGCTTTCCCCGGACGTCAGGGATCTGCTGGCTATGAGAGAAAAGGGGAATGATCGGGCTGCCCTGGCTCTGCGGGTTTTTACGTACCGACTACGTAAATATATCGGCGCATACCATGCTGTCCTGGGTGGGGCGGCTTCTCTGGTATTTACAGCAGGGATCGGGGAAAACTCCCCGAGGATCCGGTCCGAAACCCTGGAGGGGATGGAGGGGCTGGGGTTCATCCTCGATCCGGAGGCCAACGAGATGACGGTAGGGAGAGAGGGTGAGATCAGCACGGAGAACAGCCGTGTGAGAATCTTCGTTATCCCCACGGACGAGGACAGACTGATCTTCGAGGAAACCCTATTAATGTCCAACGGTGAAAATGGGCGCTAG